A stretch of the Pseudoalteromonas phenolica genome encodes the following:
- a CDS encoding alpha/beta hydrolase — MSVNTIFKKAMLSTAVFFTSAFSANVFAVNVFTTKAASSLNCVTINNDLVQIEKFKQAGTYRFAKGGVQRINFDFASEQPFKNYLVAARAHINAQNPKANMPCPIKTETSKRLYADKPLQVVDLITPFELKAVNEKAAVLLIHGLTDSPYLFHDLANSFVEQGISVRTLLLPGHGTAAEALVDIDQADWRQAASYAIKSMLNDFDNVYLGGFSTGGALVVDYLNHNALNETEQQKLKGVMLWSPASEAKAGMAWAAKYVSWFQDYLDEAADIDFAKYESFPANAGAQVHALMKRIEPQKLKGLRNIPFFVVASEVDQTIETDATVNMLARWHGQNGAAQAQDKLVYYYANKGEDQLNALPNSLKTVTTFSCAGQVYCESVLDIAHTSPTNAPSNPHYGWQGSYRNCEHLTGTDLFASCKTANAVTLGELTEANLETTPNLQRLTFNPYYDQMLEQMQGFIKSTLR; from the coding sequence ATGTCAGTTAATACTATTTTCAAAAAAGCGATGTTGAGTACTGCAGTTTTCTTTACAAGTGCTTTCTCAGCCAATGTGTTTGCGGTCAATGTGTTTACGACTAAAGCCGCTAGTTCGCTTAATTGCGTGACGATTAATAACGACCTTGTGCAAATCGAAAAATTTAAACAAGCAGGTACCTATCGATTTGCCAAAGGCGGTGTTCAGCGCATCAACTTCGATTTTGCATCAGAGCAACCTTTTAAAAATTACTTGGTTGCTGCGCGCGCGCATATTAATGCGCAAAACCCTAAAGCAAACATGCCTTGTCCAATTAAAACAGAAACCAGCAAACGCTTGTATGCAGATAAGCCACTTCAAGTTGTAGACTTAATCACGCCGTTTGAACTCAAAGCCGTTAACGAAAAGGCAGCGGTATTGCTTATTCATGGTTTAACGGATTCGCCATATTTATTTCATGATTTAGCCAACTCATTTGTAGAGCAGGGTATATCTGTGCGTACTCTGTTATTACCTGGGCATGGTACGGCAGCAGAAGCCTTGGTTGATATTGACCAAGCTGATTGGCGACAGGCGGCATCATATGCCATTAAAAGTATGCTTAATGATTTCGATAATGTTTATTTAGGTGGTTTTTCAACAGGTGGTGCTTTGGTTGTTGATTACTTGAATCACAATGCTTTGAACGAAACTGAGCAGCAAAAACTTAAAGGGGTAATGCTGTGGTCACCTGCCAGTGAAGCAAAAGCGGGGATGGCATGGGCAGCGAAATACGTCAGTTGGTTTCAAGACTATCTAGATGAAGCGGCAGATATCGACTTTGCTAAATATGAATCGTTTCCTGCGAATGCGGGTGCACAAGTGCATGCACTGATGAAGCGAATCGAACCGCAAAAGTTAAAAGGGCTGCGCAATATACCGTTTTTTGTGGTCGCGAGTGAAGTGGACCAAACCATAGAAACTGATGCAACGGTAAACATGCTGGCCCGCTGGCACGGACAAAATGGTGCAGCGCAAGCACAAGATAAACTTGTGTATTACTATGCAAATAAAGGTGAAGATCAACTTAATGCCTTGCCTAACTCATTAAAAACCGTCACGACCTTTTCGTGTGCAGGGCAAGTTTATTGTGAAAGTGTGCTTGATATAGCGCACACATCCCCAACAAATGCGCCGAGTAACCCGCATTATGGTTGGCAGGGCAGTTATCGTAATTGCGAGCATTTAACAGGTACAGATCTATTTGCCAGTTGTAAAACAGCCAACGCAGTGACTTTAGGAGAACTAACAGAAGCGAACTTAGAAACGACCCCTAATTTGCAGCGTTTAACCTTTAACCCCTATTACGATCAAATGCTTGAACAGATGCAAGGGTTTATTAAAAGCACTTTGAGGTAA
- a CDS encoding helix-turn-helix domain-containing protein: MSQISQVSDTLKMLLKQQKLTYKDIAEKLDMSEANIKRIFAQQSFTLQRLEEICHLLQISLSDLFTITEKQQDQLTELTLDQEQELIDNPKLLLVAVCVRDAWQFDDIIDQYDIDKFELIRLFARLDKIKLIQLLPNNHYKLLIAQDFRWIKNGPLERFMEQEVLHRFMASKFDEEDSFRFYLRGRYSNSSIEIIQRKLNQLTKEAAILNQEDSALPISKRKHMGLLFAMRAWEPTLFEQFRRNKLKD; this comes from the coding sequence ATGAGCCAAATTTCGCAGGTGAGCGATACACTTAAAATGCTGCTTAAACAGCAAAAGCTAACTTACAAAGACATTGCCGAAAAACTCGACATGAGTGAGGCTAATATCAAACGCATTTTTGCTCAGCAAAGCTTTACCTTGCAACGCTTAGAAGAGATCTGTCATTTATTGCAGATTAGCTTGTCTGATTTATTTACCATCACCGAGAAGCAGCAAGACCAACTAACAGAGTTAACGTTAGATCAAGAGCAAGAGCTTATTGATAATCCTAAGTTGCTGCTCGTGGCGGTCTGTGTGCGAGATGCATGGCAGTTTGATGACATTATTGATCAATATGATATCGATAAGTTTGAGCTTATTCGCTTATTTGCAAGGCTTGATAAAATAAAGCTAATACAACTATTGCCAAACAACCATTATAAACTGCTTATTGCCCAAGATTTCAGATGGATCAAAAACGGTCCGTTAGAGCGCTTTATGGAACAAGAAGTGTTGCATCGTTTTATGGCAAGCAAGTTTGATGAAGAAGATAGCTTTCGTTTTTATTTACGTGGACGTTATTCCAATTCTTCGATTGAGATTATTCAACGAAAATTAAATCAGTTGACTAAAGAGGCGGCGATCTTAAATCAAGAAGATTCAGCGCTTCCAATTTCGAAACGCAAACATATGGGGCTCTTATTCGCGATGCGAGCATGGGAACCAACTTTATTCGAGCAGTTTCGACGCAATAAATTAAAAGATTAG
- the yiaA gene encoding inner membrane protein YiaA, which translates to MMNKQTLNKPSKAFRMASVAMLVAGVAAFLIGLANATMQLNEKGYYLAVLLFGLFSFVSLQKTIRDKMEGQTISKPYFMMCWAAAGSAIALLTVGLVNAELLLSEKGFYAMSFLLSGFAAITVQKNVRDVMALGDDEVREEVDLESQS; encoded by the coding sequence ATGATGAATAAACAAACACTTAATAAACCAAGTAAAGCTTTTAGAATGGCGTCAGTTGCTATGTTAGTAGCAGGTGTCGCGGCATTTCTAATTGGTTTGGCAAATGCGACTATGCAATTGAATGAAAAGGGTTATTACCTAGCTGTATTATTATTTGGTCTGTTTTCATTCGTGTCTTTACAAAAGACCATCCGCGATAAAATGGAAGGCCAAACCATTTCAAAACCTTATTTTATGATGTGTTGGGCCGCTGCAGGGTCTGCAATTGCCTTGTTAACGGTTGGATTAGTGAACGCAGAGTTGTTACTGAGCGAAAAAGGCTTTTACGCTATGTCGTTTTTATTGAGTGGTTTTGCTGCTATTACAGTGCAAAAGAACGTACGAGACGTGATGGCATTGGGTGATGACGAAGTTAGAGAAGAAGTGGACCTAGAGTCTCAATCATAA